A DNA window from SAR202 cluster bacterium contains the following coding sequences:
- a CDS encoding ABC transporter permease, with protein sequence MTTAASMSRRPMRAALDALLWLPSQIWAFARFRPIGFLAALVLLLWCLAAAFADTIATHDPLAHNIPNRLHPPSGDFYLGTDTFGRDAFSRIIHGARVSLYIGVSSAFIATLLGALIGIVSGLKGGWLDLVIQRLLDALLAFPPLLVAMLVVAGFGPSSNALLIALAAAFTPIMARLSRSLTVGLKQEAFVMKSVVHGSGTARLLLRHLLPNSLGPITVLGAALVGEAVAIEAGMSFLGLGVPPPDPSWGRMVQEAAHQFLETAPWLTLFPALAIALAVFSVNFFADALRDLLDPITRQSSGR encoded by the coding sequence ATGACCACTGCCGCCTCGATGTCTCGACGCCCCATGCGGGCCGCCCTCGACGCCCTCCTCTGGCTCCCCTCCCAAATCTGGGCCTTCGCCCGATTTCGGCCTATCGGCTTCCTGGCCGCCCTGGTCCTCCTGCTATGGTGCCTGGCCGCCGCCTTCGCCGACACTATTGCCACCCACGACCCCCTGGCCCATAACATCCCCAACCGTCTTCATCCCCCCAGCGGCGACTTCTACCTGGGCACCGACACCTTTGGCCGCGACGCTTTCTCCCGCATCATCCACGGTGCGCGAGTTTCCTTATACATCGGCGTCTCGTCGGCTTTCATAGCCACCCTCCTGGGCGCGCTTATCGGCATCGTTTCCGGCCTCAAGGGCGGCTGGCTGGACCTTGTTATTCAGCGGCTCCTAGACGCGCTCCTGGCCTTCCCTCCCCTTCTGGTGGCGATGCTGGTGGTCGCCGGCTTCGGCCCGTCCTCCAACGCGCTGCTCATCGCCCTCGCCGCCGCCTTCACGCCTATCATGGCCCGTCTCTCGCGCTCCCTCACCGTCGGTCTCAAGCAAGAGGCCTTCGTGATGAAGTCGGTGGTCCACGGCTCCGGCACGGCGCGGCTTCTCCTGCGGCACCTCCTACCCAACAGCCTGGGCCCTATCACGGTCTTAGGGGCGGCCCTGGTCGGGGAGGCCGTCGCCATCGAGGCAGGCATGAGCTTCCTGGGGTTGGGCGTCCCGCCGCCGGACCCTTCCTGGGGCCGTATGGTGCAGGAGGCGGCCCACCAGTTCCTGGAAACGGCTCCGTGGCTAACCCTCTTCCCCGCGCTGGCGATTGCGCTGGCAGTGTTTAGCGTCAACTTCTTTGCGGACGCCCTACGCGACCTCCTGGATCCTATTACACGGCAGTCCTCGGGGAGGTAG
- a CDS encoding ABC transporter substrate-binding protein, with product MSIFFRLLALLSIFLLSLASACADNPSSNPASTSLPTATALPTTSTPTLEPGEYGGTLTLANRGDPPAAFDTMRTSSIALHHPGGALFGPGNLVKRCRENVFFICPDLAERWFPNADFSKWTFQIQRNAYWHDGTRFTADDAKFWLDLAVFGYQNRDRVRAPAYFKGELGDVKQVDVLPGSQLVVTLTGPSFFFPDKLTNPRLKIAHPKHLMQPRLEDGEVSVAPLDVGLVGAGPFKIEKYQKGSLISLRRFERYWEKDAQGRALPYLDGIDFVVIEDPAVMDAAFRSGRIDGGARGEGHYLTLERRSQYEESMKDRAYFGEIQGGQFRLAFNTLKPGPWQDVRVRKALSLWINKAAAIPSALGGQGVLTGLISPNNLISSPDFLLWPGYNKNTRDQDMAEAKRLLADAGYPNGFSMDHLCRNNTIARCEFLHGQLKDLNVNLSLRVVDEAEWNAARVTLDYDSQQGAFFSPVTPEATESVFGVFSNNPDSYAKHQDSHVTTLYSRLRDLRQERPRVEAWREIERYLVLEQAYVIPIAATHQVVPYRNHVRGVAIPAEDGHANTDFATAWLSR from the coding sequence TTGTCCATATTCTTTAGGCTCCTGGCTCTCCTCTCCATCTTCCTCCTCTCCCTCGCCTCCGCCTGCGCCGACAACCCATCCTCTAACCCCGCCTCCACCTCCCTCCCCACCGCCACTGCCTTGCCCACCACCTCCACACCCACCCTAGAGCCTGGCGAATACGGCGGCACCCTTACCCTCGCCAACCGAGGCGACCCTCCCGCCGCCTTCGACACTATGCGCACCTCCAGCATCGCCCTCCACCATCCCGGCGGCGCCCTCTTCGGCCCCGGCAACCTGGTCAAGCGATGCCGCGAAAACGTCTTCTTCATCTGCCCCGACCTGGCCGAACGATGGTTCCCCAATGCCGACTTCTCCAAGTGGACCTTCCAAATTCAGCGCAACGCTTACTGGCACGACGGCACGCGCTTTACCGCCGACGACGCCAAGTTCTGGCTCGACCTCGCCGTCTTCGGCTACCAGAACAGAGACCGCGTCCGCGCCCCCGCCTACTTCAAAGGCGAGCTCGGCGATGTTAAGCAGGTCGATGTCCTCCCCGGCAGCCAGTTAGTCGTCACCCTCACCGGCCCCTCCTTCTTCTTCCCCGATAAGCTCACCAACCCTCGCCTTAAAATCGCCCACCCCAAACACCTCATGCAGCCCCGCCTTGAAGACGGCGAGGTCAGCGTCGCCCCCCTGGATGTCGGCCTCGTCGGCGCCGGCCCCTTCAAAATCGAAAAGTACCAGAAGGGCAGCCTCATCAGCCTCCGCCGCTTCGAGCGCTACTGGGAAAAGGACGCCCAGGGCCGCGCCCTCCCCTACCTGGACGGCATCGACTTCGTCGTCATCGAAGATCCCGCCGTCATGGACGCCGCCTTCCGCTCCGGCCGCATCGACGGCGGCGCACGAGGCGAAGGCCACTATCTCACTCTCGAGCGCCGCTCTCAGTATGAAGAGTCTATGAAGGACAGAGCCTACTTCGGCGAAATCCAGGGCGGCCAGTTCCGCCTCGCTTTCAACACCCTCAAGCCCGGTCCCTGGCAAGACGTTCGAGTCCGAAAAGCTCTATCCCTATGGATCAATAAAGCCGCCGCTATCCCCTCCGCCCTCGGCGGACAGGGCGTCCTGACCGGCCTCATCAGCCCCAATAACCTCATCAGCAGTCCCGACTTCCTTCTCTGGCCCGGCTACAACAAGAACACTCGAGACCAGGACATGGCCGAAGCCAAACGCCTCCTCGCCGACGCCGGCTACCCTAACGGCTTCTCCATGGACCACCTCTGCCGCAACAACACCATAGCTCGATGTGAGTTCCTCCACGGCCAGCTAAAAGACCTAAACGTAAACCTTAGCCTCCGCGTCGTGGACGAGGCCGAGTGGAACGCCGCCCGCGTCACCCTGGACTACGACTCCCAGCAGGGCGCCTTCTTCAGCCCCGTCACCCCGGAAGCCACCGAATCCGTCTTCGGCGTCTTTAGCAACAACCCGGACTCCTACGCCAAGCACCAGGACTCCCATGTAACCACCCTCTACTCTCGCCTCCGAGACCTCCGCCAGGAACGCCCCCGCGTCGAGGCCTGGCGTGAAATCGAACGCTACCTCGTCCTGGAACAGGCCTACGTCATCCCCATCGCCGCCACCCACCAGGTAGTCCCCTACCGTAACCATGTAAGAGGCGTCGCCATCCCCGCCGAAGACGGCCACGCCAACACCGACTTCGCCACCGCCTGGCTCTCCCGCTAA
- a CDS encoding type II toxin-antitoxin system VapC family toxin codes for MSPAAFIDTNIPIYAVGRDHPLKEPCLQVMRLAMEHPRAFLSDAEVLQEIIHRYLSLRLWPQGREVFQAFSDVMEERIEAIYAGDIHRAAVLADSYKNLAARDLVHAAVMQRLGIHRIISADTGFDRLPEFERLDPAKLAGWQRSVLP; via the coding sequence ATGAGTCCCGCGGCCTTTATTGATACAAATATACCCATCTACGCAGTTGGCCGAGATCATCCATTGAAGGAACCCTGTCTTCAAGTGATGCGTCTGGCTATGGAGCACCCTCGAGCCTTCTTGAGTGATGCTGAGGTTCTTCAGGAAATTATCCACCGCTACCTTTCATTGCGGTTATGGCCTCAAGGACGTGAGGTTTTTCAGGCCTTCAGTGACGTCATGGAGGAACGAATAGAGGCTATATACGCCGGCGACATTCATCGCGCCGCAGTCTTAGCGGACTCTTATAAGAACCTCGCCGCGCGAGACCTTGTGCATGCGGCGGTAATGCAACGTTTAGGCATACACCGCATCATCTCGGCCGACACAGGCTTTGACCGCTTGCCCGAGTTTGAACGGCTGGATCCTGCCAAATTAGCTGGCTGGCAGCGCTCTGTGCTCCCCTGA
- a CDS encoding ribbon-helix-helix protein, CopG family produces the protein MAIERLDVRLDQERRRKLQELAAEQGTPVSEIVRRLIDMAYEDTLKARRRRAVEKMSQMAIEDVPDPETLSRQLAETYESRGLY, from the coding sequence ATGGCTATAGAACGTCTGGATGTGCGTCTTGACCAAGAACGACGCCGCAAGCTGCAGGAACTGGCGGCAGAGCAGGGTACACCTGTTTCCGAAATCGTGCGACGGCTCATTGATATGGCGTATGAAGACACCCTAAAGGCCCGCCGCAGGCGCGCAGTCGAAAAAATGAGCCAAATGGCTATAGAAGACGTTCCAGACCCTGAGACCCTGAGCCGCCAGCTTGCGGAGACGTATGAGTCCCGCGGCCTTTATTGA